The stretch of DNA gatctcattggaTGCTGAGTTCTGCTTAAGTATAGAAAAGGGAATggagaatgggcaagtgcattcgagcttctaaggaagacatatatagAGAACATAATATtacgatcgcgactactcaagatgttataatctgatatgcgtgagtgtaCCCTTTCGAATTTCTGAATCatcagccagttaaattcatttattgtattttttacgtaaccaaacaacatgctcgatattatgaaatccttgaccacaatcacataaattgttagtagcaagacctacacgataaagacgttaattgagcccgaattgattgaactttgaGGATAATAGAGTAAAACTATCTTCCAAGATTATACtttcattgattctgccaacaaTAAATGCCTGTTTGTTCGAAAATGGAGAATAGCTTGTGATACGCccgactcacattgtgagctaacgcccgaatgtagccgtcggggaggaaagcgagtggttagtgcaatcgaaaaaacataacCATTTTAATAGTCAAATTGTTttgctatatttgtttatttcaagcAATAAaatactggataaatttcctgtttaatggtatataacacaatatatgtcacaataacgattttgagtattatgcgtttgaaaacactTAATGaatcattatattttttgtagagtgaaccccctatataaaaatcaaagacaAAGCCCCATGccaaaagtattttacagatatgtctgtaaatttacaaacatatatgtaaatctggcatctctggtggtctgagaatttattgcaagaaatcgcttgaaaaaatgcatgaatttgcttgaaaatgaagtggattgagtccgcaccacttaggttcaACCCAACGATTAAGGCGAaataagatcattttctccaacaatttccgtatacaagacagcattgctattgggcggtacgaattgaagtcggacgcgggttttccgggtttttgaatagctataattcgcacttgtctccaatcatctggaacaatattatgctccagaaaccaattgaataaattcaacaagcgatgtttcgccacatcagggaggtttttcaacaagttgaactttattctatacattcctggagccgaattgttacaagaaaggagagcaagagagaattctaccatcgaaaactcggaatcaagatcgcacctatcttgtggtatatctcgaacaattttttgcacaggagcggaatcgagacaaaccttccgtgcaaaatttaaaacccatggatgtgaatattcttcgctttcattcgatgaggagcgatttctcatgtttcgagccactttccataatttgttcattgacgtttctcgtgacaaacctcccacgaaatttcgctaataagcacgttttttccctttgatcaatttttaaaattgattttcaaggtccaaatacgtttgaaaattctcaatggttccacgtttccgaaaaactttAAAtacgttcgatttatcctgataaagcttggaacattggctatccaaccacggattgggaggcctttgacgaatagtggagcctgggatgggttttgTTTGAGCGCGAGCCGTGCTGtgatatatcaaacgagaaatgaagttatactcctccaatggaggcaaaccatctctggaattgatggctaaggcaattgcgtccgcatattttttccagtcaatgcgtcttgtgaggtcatatgccatgtttatagattcggaagaattcgacccaatggtgatggaaattttgattggcaagtggtcactaccgttggggtcctggattagattccacttgcaatctaacgatagtgaattcgagcaaagcaagaggtcaagagcacttgggttagcaggaggtttaggtacacgtgttgttcccccagtgttcaaaacggtcatattgaagctgttacaaaggtcatatatcaacaatgaacgattatcgtcgtactgttccccccaggcagttccgtgagagttgaagtctcccaagatcaatcgtggctcaggaaggagtgagcacatgtcaacaagttgcttgcggctaaccgcagctctcggaggccaatacaagctgacaatacagaggtctttgcctctgatgtttgcatgacaagcaacagcttcaatccctccaataggtggaagatcaattcgaaaaaatgagtggcacttattgatcccctatagcacccctccgtatctatcatcacggtccaagcgtataatattaaaatcgtggaaagagagataatCTCGCGAAGAAatccaagtttcggacagagcaaaaacatcacaattgaacttattaattaaaaatttgaatgtatccaatttagggataagactacgacaattccactgtaaaacagtgatatctccgacctttctatttaaattagatatcaagagagataatcattgcaaggggggccatgtttgcatcaattggcgcaaaattgtctttaacactggaagcattgagatgacaatggttctgatggagtcggaaacgttaaaacacatgaagatttgatccacaaggtcagtcaactttataaatcccgattgggaagttgaactggatggAAAAACAGGGatagttggggtttttgatatcccctcgagtgctgggccatttgaaggtgaattattcccaccgAAACCAGGAGGAaactgattttgcttgtccgctgcactcgatttttgaggcatgctaacagggggtataaccggaggggcttgtccttgaactttgggagtggtcacatttttgcgccggggattcccttggaaaatgaacggtgtgcctccgttagctgtgtccgcttccatttcgtcaacgagcaacgtggcgaagacactttgtgtgttgattggttgttgttaggccagtggagaagtgccctctaaaatatccgcaaaagtgcgtttcgagcgttccttcaaagagtgcttctgtttctcccagcgactcttgtaagtttcacaaactgagagctcgtgtggggatcccccgcaatatggacatttatgctcaggaTTTCTCCTCAtattgctctccgcaagtggcacagcgctcattgttggcacaataatctgaagtgtgaccaactgacttgcatttttggcaagtcatgggctttggcacgaagagtcgcacaggcagtctcaatttggccaccatgacgtagtgagggagagcggaaccagcaaaagttactcgaaacgagcctgacggcgtgaatttattttttcactcttcttgggatactttacctagttggcggctgtccaaaattttaacgccaaCCAAAGGGAAtcttttgaatttaccaactccttcttttatcatttcgcacgtcagacccgtttcagttaccacacccgagatttctacgtcatgggagggcacgtagacacgatactctagggagaatctctcgtcgatcattgcatttgcgtgtttccgatcactcacgacaacacgcagtttgttcggtctaaccttagagatttcaaccacggaaaaataatatcttgccagatctttcgaaacctgaatgacattgataGACTTTtcttttggtttgggccggaaaaaaaaccacccatggaccagctccaggtgcatcgtctggatagaccttgacacgaggagaggaaacaactgagggggaggacgaagtcgattgttgagcgggagcgagatcagtagggctgggaagcaagttcgggagttgagcgggagattgaggcgaagaggaaaagtttgccaattttcttgaggagGGCTTGTTAAGTTTGATTAACTCTTTCTCTGgggagacatcttctgagggggaacgtgtttaagcgacttcccagtctcagttgtagctagtgaggaggaaacagtagtttcaatctccatttcaacACGACCTTCTAAATCACAACCCAATGCGAATGAGCTGAAAcggtggaggacttcttcctcacgctggttgtgattgctgctctcttcactcgcgcaataaagtgaACCCCGTTAGTGCgtaataacttcaccagccacggactgataacggtataatctccactctataatagacgcgaacaaatttgcgaccgatgtcttcggactgcgcgaacTGAATGGACCATAACTTAGTTGGCGTTCATAAAGAGTTCCAGTCGAGGAAGAAATGGaatgccaaatgtgttgctaagcacaaatccgaagaaggaatggtccgatttgagccgtctttaatttgttgtattcgtctctgcccatagatcaatatagtggaaagAAAAGTCagaaaattttccgaaaatatcattTCGGGATATAACTTTGCGACTGTTATTTGCTATTTGCTGGTCTTTCTAACAATAGTTCATCATTCTATTGGCCAAATAAACCGAATTAGTGCTGCCGGCTCCAAGCGAATCATTTTTTAGCAACCGTGCAAACGGCAACATGTGCGACGCTAATTTCCTTAAAAATTACTCCTAGAGGGGTATCTTTTGAGCAAACACAAtgagttgattctcaaagccctaactgaacatctttgagtaatattaagattgactacatcTAAGTGATAACCAGGGATGTtacgtttgaagacatgtgttcattttgaagacatttgacttactgtgaaggcattcgattttgtgaagacatttgaagacattatgaaatatatgaAGAAATTTGAGTATAATAGCGtatgtgaatttttgagaaatatTATTTCCATAAATTTTCATTGGCCGAAAAAATCGCCAAAAGAAGTAGGGCTTTTGTCTCAGTGTTATTCGCTCGCTTTTTTATTAGTGTCACTCGTTTACTTCTGTTCTTAGTTATCAATGGAGACTTTTGCCTcgggttttttttagttttcaactACCAATAATCATACCTTGGATAAACCTCAATGGTTATGATATCACCACCGCGCAAATCTAGTCTCATTACTCGCtgttttcaaacttttccaagcagaaaatccacaagtatatagaataaattgaacaacaaagcgacttttacttacaattctggagaacttcaagcggtctgaatacattttgtctctagaagacattagttcatttgcactagaaaattcgaatgattgtgacattgtatttttattaatttggatCTAcattatacaatagattaacctagatctttcaaacgaccacttcacaaaacgaaggttttccggttacatactgtttcaataatcagttttatggatatggtttgagttacaaccaaaacgtcaaagctgaaataaagaaaatgagttatcacagttcggTTTTTGCGGAAAAATTGGGgcgatattcactcaatcaacgatATATTAGACTAATTATCATTTCTTAActcatgaaatttagttcgcagttgTGAAATATGTTCATTGTtcatattgaaatttaaaattactgaatttattgaaataaacttcaaaaccttaAGGCAAGTTTAGAGAAATGTGCTATATAACAATGCCAGTtaatataaacattgaataagctattAAACTTTTCCAAACGTAAGCTAtggtttttagtttttttttttcgatatgactgtgaagacatttgaagacatttttacgtatcatgtgaagacatttaaaaaaatcacctggcatccctggtgatAACGGAGACCGTTTCATCCCAGTCCTTGAGCGTCGCTTTAATGTCACACTGTTATAtacacagtagaaccccgattatccgcggaatagtcgggcaagttcgccgcgaataacgaaaatcgcggataatgcaaaaaggggctaaaaatgaggtgcaaactcgaaaaatagatttttcggcATGAAAACTATATTTTATCAATGCAGAAATCATtacaattattaaaaaaaattgttattgttGCCTTTGctaacaataccttttttatagtattgataatcataagaaaaataacacttctgatcgttggatcttttttgacaaccgttttgattcagttcgCACTACCTAGGTTATACCTAACTGCCAGGATTTGAATCGTTTTTTCTTTCTAAAAAGAAATTAAATACAGTAAACTTTTGAAAAATGAGCAAAAAACAAAACGCGACAGCCGAAGTATGTTCACTTAAGTTGTATGCATTGATCTTGATTTTTTGCCTTTTGGATGCACTTGAATGAAATGCTGTAGTTTGTAGTTTGAAGCTGCTTTAATGGaagaaaaagttcaaataatataattctagagTTATTTGCGAGAGGTAAAATTGAATTgcaattaagtttagaacacctcaataaaactgaaatttcaatttCTGCTAAAATGTCTGttgggcccttatgattttgaacgatagaattaatttaagaaaaaaaacgttCGTTTATTTCAtccgattatttttactttaaataacaacatttttctcatgtactgaactattataagaaaagtaatataagtaaacaaaatctgtgacgttacagatttaaaaatcttcccaccttataTTTTCCATCTCGGATATATAGCATCTTCGGGAAATAGATTATATGGGATCACTTCACGCGCACAGTGTTGACAGCATACAATATCCAACGGTTGCCCAATGAAAGAAGCTCTGCATAGATGTCAAATCTTTTCGCATCGCGTTTTCCATTTTGAGCATCATCAGTGCTTCGGCAGAGGAGAAAATCAGTATTTATGTTAGCGATTGTAGTGTTTTGGCTGTAAATACACAACACGCTGCAAGATGCCACCGGAGACATCCACGCAAGGAATCGAGCTGACCGATCATACCTGCAGGTTGTGCCTTGCAAATGATCAGGAAATCAGCCCGATGATGGACGCACTAAGCCAGGAGGAGCTGAAGAATGTTATCGAGGGCTTTCTGAAGATTGAAGTATGTTTGCGCTGTGAGATTGTGTGTTTCGAGATCTGAATATGTTTTGTCTTGTAGCTTACTAATTGTGGACCGTTCCAAAACGCCTGCTCGAATTGCGTTGTAAAAGTTAGATTGATCGAGAATATCCGCAGCGAGTTCGATAGCAGCAACAAAATATTTGATGTTATGTGGACGTAAGTATTGGGTCGCGAGAAAGTCAACTTACGTTTACGTATGCTTTGTAAAAGCAATCTTTTCGGAATACAATTCTTTAATATGAATGTATTTCCCATATAGGCAGTACAAGCGAATACATTTCCCGGAACCAGTTGCACCTGCAAAAAAAGGACGTCCAAAAATCGAGAAAAGCAGTCCGCAGAAAATAACGGCAGCCTATATCATTGATGGTATGGTTATCGAGAATACGGAAATTGAATACGTACAGGATGAGGGTACCGAATTCTTTATTAAAAGTGAAGCTCAAGATCGCGATATAAAACAGGAGGCAAATGTGGAATCTGACAGTGAGGACGCTCCCGTGGATGATGATAATCATACTATGGATGAGACGGTGGAGGAGGAATATGTTTACGAAGAAGTTCCGATTATGGAAGAGAATCGAATGCACGAGGAGTACTTGGCGGAAGAGCCGAAAGAATGTGAAGCCAAGAAAGACGATTCAGAGAAAAAGGACGAAACTCTTAAAGATGTTGTTATAGAAGAAGATACCGGATATTACGACAAAACCATTCCTTGTTGCTACATATGTCTCGATCGTTTTGAATCGTCTGCTGACGTATCGATTCATCTGGCCGAAATACATGCTGATATGCTTCCCTTTCACTGTGATAAATGTTTGGCATATTTTGATACATTGGAAGAGGTCAATAAGCATTACATTTCCCATGTTTACGAGTTCGTTTGCCTCTATTGTCCACGTCGGTACTGTTCGGAACAGTATCTAGCGAATCATAACTTGGTATGCAAGGCCTTCAAGTGCACAGTGTGTGATGAGACGTTCGAGTTGCAAAGTCATCTGAGAGTTCACCAGCGTCAGTCCCATCCGGCCGAGTCCAGACATACTGGTCGGAAGAAAAACGTCTGTGGCACGTGTGGCAAGGCATTCACGCATGCTTGTAACCTCTCTCGTCATCTGAAAAATAAACGATGTGGACGGAACAGCAATCAAGAAGTGTACGTTAAAAGGAAGAAGATCAAAGCTGATCCGGATGCAGTTTATGACGATGACATAGATGACGACAGGGAGTTGAAAATAAGACCACCTTTAACTTGTCAGGTTTGCAGTAAGAAACTTGACAGCAACAGCAGCTTAGCTCGACATATTGAGAAGGAGCACGAGGATTTCA from Toxorhynchites rutilus septentrionalis strain SRP chromosome 3, ASM2978413v1, whole genome shotgun sequence encodes:
- the LOC129776250 gene encoding zinc finger protein 404-like; amino-acid sequence: MPPETSTQGIELTDHTCRLCLANDQEISPMMDALSQEELKNVIEGFLKIELTNCGPFQNACSNCVVKVRLIENIRSEFDSSNKIFDVMWTQYKRIHFPEPVAPAKKGRPKIEKSSPQKITAAYIIDGMVIENTEIEYVQDEGTEFFIKSEAQDRDIKQEANVESDSEDAPVDDDNHTMDETVEEEYVYEEVPIMEENRMHEEYLAEEPKECEAKKDDSEKKDETLKDVVIEEDTGYYDKTIPCCYICLDRFESSADVSIHLAEIHADMLPFHCDKCLAYFDTLEEVNKHYISHVYEFVCLYCPRRYCSEQYLANHNLVCKAFKCTVCDETFELQSHLRVHQRQSHPAESRHTGRKKNVCGTCGKAFTHACNLSRHLKNKRCGRNSNQEVYVKRKKIKADPDAVYDDDIDDDRELKIRPPLTCQVCSKKLDSNSSLARHIEKEHEDFNIPLFSCNICPKKFTTFEKCIRHRAFHKKSKKPIMPISKKDPSDNTCKICNKKFRLDHMLLKHLSEIHQLTLELFHCDQCGKKFSTEPKLRKHQYNTHRENKNLYVCSHCGQKFEKKLTLKDHETKHLNAPAYQCDICLKTFIHKHSLDRHALVHSDEKNFECEFCHKTFKRNTTLVIHRRIHTGEKPYECVPCGQRFIDSSTLIKHRQRMHPKAD